A part of Scylla paramamosain isolate STU-SP2022 chromosome 24, ASM3559412v1, whole genome shotgun sequence genomic DNA contains:
- the LOC135112539 gene encoding CAAX prenyl protease 1 homolog: protein MISFAIPEFATWEGKIFVGVLGFSWATYMWEEYLAYRQRRVYREKKEPPVELKDIMEKDSYDKARAYSIDKSNFGLISGAFDQVVGTGVMVFGGYSALWAISGKVAEWLGFPASGEIPQTVVFVGLRSLLSTLINLPWSVYFTFWVEQKHGFNKQTPGFFIKDTLKKFIVTQVISAPVVSSLVYIIKVGGDYFFIYLWGFTTAVMLFLMTIYPSCIAPLFDKYTPLPEGDLRTKIEALAKQIDFPLTKLYVVEGSKRSAHSNAYFYGFFKNKRIVLYDTLLEDYTPLNEDNSESEKEEVKEKKTGCSTEEVLAVLGHELGHWKLNHVLKGIIIFQVNLFLVFSVFGSLYKYSPLYRAFSFTQSQPAFIGLIIVMQYVFAPYNEILQFLLTMFSRHNEFQADKFARELGFSEKLKMALIKLNEDNLGFPVYDPLYSAWHHSHPPILERIRALEAKAKED, encoded by the exons ATGATTTCCTTCGCCATCCCGGAATTCGCGACATGGGAGGGAAAGATCTTCGTGGGGGTGCTAGGCTTCTCCTGGGCCACCTACATGTGGGAGGAGTACCTGGCGTACAGACAG CGGCGAGTGTATCGGGAGAAGAAGGAGCCGCCGGTGGAGCTGAAGGACATCATGGAGAAGGACTCTTATGACAAGGCCCGGGCATACAGCATAGACAAAAGTAACTTTGGCCTCATCTCGGGGGCCTTTGATCAGGTGGTGGGCACA GGAGTGATGGTGTTTGGAGGGTACTCAGCATTGTGGGCTATATCGGGGAAGGTGGCAGAGTGGTTGGGCTTCCCTGCCAGTGGCGAGATTCCCCAGACAGTGGTGTTTGTGGGGCTGCGTTCCCTGCTGTCCACCCTCATCAACCTGCCCTGGTCTGTCTACTTCACCTTCTGGGTGGAGCAGAAACATGGTTTCAACAAACAG ACTCCTGGATTCTTTATAAAGGACACTCTGAAGAAATTTATTGTAACCCAAGTCATCTCAGCACCTGTTGTCTCCTCCTTAGTGTACATCATAAAG gTAGGTGGTGACTACTTCTTCATCTACCTGTGGGGCTTCACAACAGCTGTCATGCTCTTCCTCATGACAATATACCCAAGCTGCATCGCTCCTCTGTTTGACAAGTACACTCCACTCCCTGAAGGTGACCTGAGAACAAAGATAGAGGCACTGGCAAAACAAATAGACTTCCCCTTGACCAAACTCTACGTGGTGGAAGGCTCCAAGCGTTCTGCTCACAGCAATGCTTATTTCTATGGGTTTTTCAAGAATAAGCGCATCGTTCTGTACGACACACTGCTCGAGGATTACACACCGCTCAATGAGGACAATTCAGAAAGCGAgaaagaagaagtgaaagagaagaagacaggATGCAGTACTGAGGAGGTACTGGCAGTGCTTGGACACGAGCTAGGGCACTGGAAGTTGAATCACGTCCTTAAGGGTATCATTATATTCCAG GTTAACTTGTTCCTGGTGTTCAGTGTGTTTGGGTCGCTTTACAAGTACTCGCCACTGTACCGAGCTTTCAGCTTCACTCAGAGTCAGCCAGCCTTCATTGGACTTATCATTGTCATGCAGTACGTCTTTGCTCCTTACAATGAG ATCCTTCAGTTCCTGCTCACAATGTTCAGCCGTCACAACGAGTTCCAGGCCGACAAGTTTGCCAGAGAACTTGGGTTCTCAGAGAAGCTTAAGATGGCCTTAATCAAACTGAATGAGGACAACCTTGGCTTCCCTGTATATGACCCTCTTTACTCTGCCTGGCACCACTCCCACCCTCCTATTCTAGAACGCATCAGGGCTCTAGAGGCCAAGgcaaaggaagattaa
- the LOC135112538 gene encoding bystin-like isoform X4 has translation MGKVNKMKKLGSNVTRPGPLGEQLARDNFAQPTGRRKARPARKDGDDEFVEGQLGRNILKQSLAQLREVQQEADKEMEGEHIPTPDHPALRDKRLGAVSLSSKNADGESEESSEEEDEDVDETLNAVPQNTDKLVKDFEEELHLAKEDQQILDHFMNKDAAPQRKLADLFRDKITEKQTEIQSQVDANSVQTVSVSTEVQDMCAQVGKVLAKYRSGPLPKMFKVIPKMRNWEELVYLTIPDKWSAAAMYQAVRIFVSNLKEAMAQRFFNLVLLPRVRDDISFYKRLNYHLYQAMYKAMFKPAAFFKGILLPLCMSGTCTLREAIIVGSVIAKNHIPILHSAAAILKIAEMDYTGPNSIFLRIFFDKKYALPYRVVDACVYHFLKFEHDRRDLPVLWHQALLTFVQRYKEDLSPDQKQSLLDVVRFHTHHTITAEVRRELINSKCRGEDDAKMAVDE, from the exons GCAGCTGGCGCGGGACAACTTTGCTCAGCCCACGGGCCGTAGGAAGGCACGGCCTGCCAGGAAGGATGGCGATGATGAG TTTGTTGAGGGGCAGCTGGGGAGGAATATCCTGAAGCAGAGTCTGGCACAGCTGAGGGAGGTGCAACAGGAGGCAGacaaggagatggaaggagaacaCATCCCGACTCCTGACCACCCAGCACTCAGGGACAAGAG GCTGGGTGCTGTGAGTCTCAGCTCCAAAAATGCAGACGGTGAAAGTGAGGAgagcagtgaggaggaggatgaggatgtggACGAGACACTCAACGCTGTGCCTCAGAACACTGACAAGCTGGTGAAAGACTTTGAGGAGGAgctg CACCTGGCGAAGGAGGACCAGCAGATCCTGGACCATTTTATGAACAAGGATGCAGCACCACAGAGGAAGCTGGCTGACCTCTTCAGGGACAAGATCACTGAGAAACAGACGGAGATCCAGTCACAAGTGGATGCCAACA GTGTCCAGACTGTGAGTGTGTCCACAGAGGTGCAGGACATGTGTGCCCAGGTAGGAAAGGTCCTGGCTAAGTACCGCAGTGGCCCCTTGCCCAAGATGTTCAAGGTTATCCCTAAGATGCGCAACTGGGAGGAGCTCGTCTACCTAACAA TCCCAGACAAGTGGTCGGCTGCTGCCATGTACCAGGCTGTCAGGATATTTGTGAGTAACCTGAAGGAGGCGATGGCCCAGCGCTTCTTCAACCTGGTCCTGCTGCCACGTGTGAGGGACGACATCTCTTTCTACAAACGGCTCAACTACCATCTATACCAGGCCATGTACAAAGCAATGTTTAAGCCAGCAGCATTCTTCAAAGGTATTCTGCTCCCTCTGTGTATG tCTGGCACTTGCACCCTGAGAGAGGCCATCATTGTGGGCTCTGTCATTGCCAAGAATCACATACCAATCCTCCACTCTGCTGCGGCCATCCTCAAGATTGCCGAGATGGACTACACCGGCCCCAACTCCATCTTCCTGCGGATATTCTTTGACAAGAAATACGCGCTGCCTTACAGAGTTGTGGATGCCTGCGTGTACCATTTCCTAAA GTTTGAACACGATCGCCGCGACCTGCCCGTGTTGTGGCACCAGGCACTGCTGACATTTGTGCAGCGGTACAAGGAGGACCTCAGTCCAGACCAGAAGCAGTCCCTTCTTGATGTGGTGCGcttccacacacaccacaccatcacgGCTGAG GTAAGAAGAGAACTAATTAACTCCAAATGCCGTGGGGAAGATGATGCAAAGATGGCAGTTGATGAGTAA
- the LOC135112538 gene encoding bystin-like isoform X3 gives MGKVNKMKKLGSNVTRPGPLGEQLARDNFAQPTGRRKARPARKDGDDEVLQFVEGQLGRNILKQSLAQLREVQQEADKEMEGEHIPTPDHPALRDKRLGAVSLSSKNADGESEESSEEEDEDVDETLNAVPQNTDKLVKDFEEELHLAKEDQQILDHFMNKDAAPQRKLADLFRDKITEKQTEIQSQVDANSVQTVSVSTEVQDMCAQVGKVLAKYRSGPLPKMFKVIPKMRNWEELVYLTIPDKWSAAAMYQAVRIFVSNLKEAMAQRFFNLVLLPRVRDDISFYKRLNYHLYQAMYKAMFKPAAFFKGILLPLCMSGTCTLREAIIVGSVIAKNHIPILHSAAAILKIAEMDYTGPNSIFLRIFFDKKYALPYRVVDACVYHFLKFEHDRRDLPVLWHQALLTFVQRYKEDLSPDQKQSLLDVVRFHTHHTITAEVRRELINSKCRGEDDAKMAVDE, from the exons GCAGCTGGCGCGGGACAACTTTGCTCAGCCCACGGGCCGTAGGAAGGCACGGCCTGCCAGGAAGGATGGCGATGATGAG GTGTTGCAGTTTGTTGAGGGGCAGCTGGGGAGGAATATCCTGAAGCAGAGTCTGGCACAGCTGAGGGAGGTGCAACAGGAGGCAGacaaggagatggaaggagaacaCATCCCGACTCCTGACCACCCAGCACTCAGGGACAAGAG GCTGGGTGCTGTGAGTCTCAGCTCCAAAAATGCAGACGGTGAAAGTGAGGAgagcagtgaggaggaggatgaggatgtggACGAGACACTCAACGCTGTGCCTCAGAACACTGACAAGCTGGTGAAAGACTTTGAGGAGGAgctg CACCTGGCGAAGGAGGACCAGCAGATCCTGGACCATTTTATGAACAAGGATGCAGCACCACAGAGGAAGCTGGCTGACCTCTTCAGGGACAAGATCACTGAGAAACAGACGGAGATCCAGTCACAAGTGGATGCCAACA GTGTCCAGACTGTGAGTGTGTCCACAGAGGTGCAGGACATGTGTGCCCAGGTAGGAAAGGTCCTGGCTAAGTACCGCAGTGGCCCCTTGCCCAAGATGTTCAAGGTTATCCCTAAGATGCGCAACTGGGAGGAGCTCGTCTACCTAACAA TCCCAGACAAGTGGTCGGCTGCTGCCATGTACCAGGCTGTCAGGATATTTGTGAGTAACCTGAAGGAGGCGATGGCCCAGCGCTTCTTCAACCTGGTCCTGCTGCCACGTGTGAGGGACGACATCTCTTTCTACAAACGGCTCAACTACCATCTATACCAGGCCATGTACAAAGCAATGTTTAAGCCAGCAGCATTCTTCAAAGGTATTCTGCTCCCTCTGTGTATG tCTGGCACTTGCACCCTGAGAGAGGCCATCATTGTGGGCTCTGTCATTGCCAAGAATCACATACCAATCCTCCACTCTGCTGCGGCCATCCTCAAGATTGCCGAGATGGACTACACCGGCCCCAACTCCATCTTCCTGCGGATATTCTTTGACAAGAAATACGCGCTGCCTTACAGAGTTGTGGATGCCTGCGTGTACCATTTCCTAAA GTTTGAACACGATCGCCGCGACCTGCCCGTGTTGTGGCACCAGGCACTGCTGACATTTGTGCAGCGGTACAAGGAGGACCTCAGTCCAGACCAGAAGCAGTCCCTTCTTGATGTGGTGCGcttccacacacaccacaccatcacgGCTGAG GTAAGAAGAGAACTAATTAACTCCAAATGCCGTGGGGAAGATGATGCAAAGATGGCAGTTGATGAGTAA
- the LOC135112538 gene encoding bystin-like isoform X1, producing the protein MCRPLRFVIVYMRRHTADLDMGKVNKMKKLGSNVTRPGPLGEQLARDNFAQPTGRRKARPARKDGDDEVLQFVEGQLGRNILKQSLAQLREVQQEADKEMEGEHIPTPDHPALRDKRLGAVSLSSKNADGESEESSEEEDEDVDETLNAVPQNTDKLVKDFEEELHLAKEDQQILDHFMNKDAAPQRKLADLFRDKITEKQTEIQSQVDANSVQTVSVSTEVQDMCAQVGKVLAKYRSGPLPKMFKVIPKMRNWEELVYLTIPDKWSAAAMYQAVRIFVSNLKEAMAQRFFNLVLLPRVRDDISFYKRLNYHLYQAMYKAMFKPAAFFKGILLPLCMSGTCTLREAIIVGSVIAKNHIPILHSAAAILKIAEMDYTGPNSIFLRIFFDKKYALPYRVVDACVYHFLKFEHDRRDLPVLWHQALLTFVQRYKEDLSPDQKQSLLDVVRFHTHHTITAEVRRELINSKCRGEDDAKMAVDE; encoded by the exons GCAGCTGGCGCGGGACAACTTTGCTCAGCCCACGGGCCGTAGGAAGGCACGGCCTGCCAGGAAGGATGGCGATGATGAG GTGTTGCAGTTTGTTGAGGGGCAGCTGGGGAGGAATATCCTGAAGCAGAGTCTGGCACAGCTGAGGGAGGTGCAACAGGAGGCAGacaaggagatggaaggagaacaCATCCCGACTCCTGACCACCCAGCACTCAGGGACAAGAG GCTGGGTGCTGTGAGTCTCAGCTCCAAAAATGCAGACGGTGAAAGTGAGGAgagcagtgaggaggaggatgaggatgtggACGAGACACTCAACGCTGTGCCTCAGAACACTGACAAGCTGGTGAAAGACTTTGAGGAGGAgctg CACCTGGCGAAGGAGGACCAGCAGATCCTGGACCATTTTATGAACAAGGATGCAGCACCACAGAGGAAGCTGGCTGACCTCTTCAGGGACAAGATCACTGAGAAACAGACGGAGATCCAGTCACAAGTGGATGCCAACA GTGTCCAGACTGTGAGTGTGTCCACAGAGGTGCAGGACATGTGTGCCCAGGTAGGAAAGGTCCTGGCTAAGTACCGCAGTGGCCCCTTGCCCAAGATGTTCAAGGTTATCCCTAAGATGCGCAACTGGGAGGAGCTCGTCTACCTAACAA TCCCAGACAAGTGGTCGGCTGCTGCCATGTACCAGGCTGTCAGGATATTTGTGAGTAACCTGAAGGAGGCGATGGCCCAGCGCTTCTTCAACCTGGTCCTGCTGCCACGTGTGAGGGACGACATCTCTTTCTACAAACGGCTCAACTACCATCTATACCAGGCCATGTACAAAGCAATGTTTAAGCCAGCAGCATTCTTCAAAGGTATTCTGCTCCCTCTGTGTATG tCTGGCACTTGCACCCTGAGAGAGGCCATCATTGTGGGCTCTGTCATTGCCAAGAATCACATACCAATCCTCCACTCTGCTGCGGCCATCCTCAAGATTGCCGAGATGGACTACACCGGCCCCAACTCCATCTTCCTGCGGATATTCTTTGACAAGAAATACGCGCTGCCTTACAGAGTTGTGGATGCCTGCGTGTACCATTTCCTAAA GTTTGAACACGATCGCCGCGACCTGCCCGTGTTGTGGCACCAGGCACTGCTGACATTTGTGCAGCGGTACAAGGAGGACCTCAGTCCAGACCAGAAGCAGTCCCTTCTTGATGTGGTGCGcttccacacacaccacaccatcacgGCTGAG GTAAGAAGAGAACTAATTAACTCCAAATGCCGTGGGGAAGATGATGCAAAGATGGCAGTTGATGAGTAA
- the LOC135112538 gene encoding bystin-like isoform X2: protein MCRPLRFVIVYMRRHTADLDMGKVNKMKKLGSNVTRPGPLGEQLARDNFAQPTGRRKARPARKDGDDEFVEGQLGRNILKQSLAQLREVQQEADKEMEGEHIPTPDHPALRDKRLGAVSLSSKNADGESEESSEEEDEDVDETLNAVPQNTDKLVKDFEEELHLAKEDQQILDHFMNKDAAPQRKLADLFRDKITEKQTEIQSQVDANSVQTVSVSTEVQDMCAQVGKVLAKYRSGPLPKMFKVIPKMRNWEELVYLTIPDKWSAAAMYQAVRIFVSNLKEAMAQRFFNLVLLPRVRDDISFYKRLNYHLYQAMYKAMFKPAAFFKGILLPLCMSGTCTLREAIIVGSVIAKNHIPILHSAAAILKIAEMDYTGPNSIFLRIFFDKKYALPYRVVDACVYHFLKFEHDRRDLPVLWHQALLTFVQRYKEDLSPDQKQSLLDVVRFHTHHTITAEVRRELINSKCRGEDDAKMAVDE from the exons GCAGCTGGCGCGGGACAACTTTGCTCAGCCCACGGGCCGTAGGAAGGCACGGCCTGCCAGGAAGGATGGCGATGATGAG TTTGTTGAGGGGCAGCTGGGGAGGAATATCCTGAAGCAGAGTCTGGCACAGCTGAGGGAGGTGCAACAGGAGGCAGacaaggagatggaaggagaacaCATCCCGACTCCTGACCACCCAGCACTCAGGGACAAGAG GCTGGGTGCTGTGAGTCTCAGCTCCAAAAATGCAGACGGTGAAAGTGAGGAgagcagtgaggaggaggatgaggatgtggACGAGACACTCAACGCTGTGCCTCAGAACACTGACAAGCTGGTGAAAGACTTTGAGGAGGAgctg CACCTGGCGAAGGAGGACCAGCAGATCCTGGACCATTTTATGAACAAGGATGCAGCACCACAGAGGAAGCTGGCTGACCTCTTCAGGGACAAGATCACTGAGAAACAGACGGAGATCCAGTCACAAGTGGATGCCAACA GTGTCCAGACTGTGAGTGTGTCCACAGAGGTGCAGGACATGTGTGCCCAGGTAGGAAAGGTCCTGGCTAAGTACCGCAGTGGCCCCTTGCCCAAGATGTTCAAGGTTATCCCTAAGATGCGCAACTGGGAGGAGCTCGTCTACCTAACAA TCCCAGACAAGTGGTCGGCTGCTGCCATGTACCAGGCTGTCAGGATATTTGTGAGTAACCTGAAGGAGGCGATGGCCCAGCGCTTCTTCAACCTGGTCCTGCTGCCACGTGTGAGGGACGACATCTCTTTCTACAAACGGCTCAACTACCATCTATACCAGGCCATGTACAAAGCAATGTTTAAGCCAGCAGCATTCTTCAAAGGTATTCTGCTCCCTCTGTGTATG tCTGGCACTTGCACCCTGAGAGAGGCCATCATTGTGGGCTCTGTCATTGCCAAGAATCACATACCAATCCTCCACTCTGCTGCGGCCATCCTCAAGATTGCCGAGATGGACTACACCGGCCCCAACTCCATCTTCCTGCGGATATTCTTTGACAAGAAATACGCGCTGCCTTACAGAGTTGTGGATGCCTGCGTGTACCATTTCCTAAA GTTTGAACACGATCGCCGCGACCTGCCCGTGTTGTGGCACCAGGCACTGCTGACATTTGTGCAGCGGTACAAGGAGGACCTCAGTCCAGACCAGAAGCAGTCCCTTCTTGATGTGGTGCGcttccacacacaccacaccatcacgGCTGAG GTAAGAAGAGAACTAATTAACTCCAAATGCCGTGGGGAAGATGATGCAAAGATGGCAGTTGATGAGTAA